In the Ursus arctos isolate Adak ecotype North America unplaced genomic scaffold, UrsArc2.0 scaffold_19, whole genome shotgun sequence genome, one interval contains:
- the C5AR2 gene encoding C5a anaphylatoxin chemotactic receptor 2 isoform X2: MRVLLQETVSGAWMENTSLSYEYGDYDRVPEFPVDCVDGTCVSADPLRTAPFLLYAAVFLVGVPGNATVAWVTWKEARQRVGATWFLHLAVADLLCCASLPILAVPIARGGHWPYGAAGCRALASVILLSMYASVLLLAALSADLCLLALRPSWGAGAGRARRVWVACGVAWAAALLLTVPSAAYRRLHQEHFPRRLECVVDYGDSKVAENMVTATRFIFGFLGPLVVVAGCHGALLCHAARHRWPLGMAVVVGFFVCWAPYHLLGLVITAAAPHSTLLAQALRAEPLVNGLALAHSCLNPVLFLYFGRTHLRRSLPAACRRALNESQSKDDNAVSKKSTSHDLVSEAGV; encoded by the exons ATGAGGGTCCTCTTGCAAGAGACG GTGTCTGGGGCCTGGATGGAGAACACTTCCCTCAGCTACGAGTATGGGGATTACGACCGGGTTCCCGAGTTCCCCGTGGACTGCGTGGACGGCACCTGCGTCTCCGCCGACCCGCTGCGCACCGCCCCGTTCCTGCTCTACGCCGCTGTCTTCCTGGTGGGCGTGCCTGGCAACGCCACGGTGGCCTGGGTGACCTGGAAAGAGGCCCGCCAGAGGGTCGGCGCCACCTGGTTCCTCCACTTGGCCGTGGCTGATCTGCTCTGCTGCGCGTCTCTCCCCATCCTGGCCGTGCCCATCGCGCGCGGGGGCCACTGGCCGTACGGGGCGGCGGGCTGTCGGGCCCTGGCGTCGGTCATTCTGCTGTCCATGTACGCCAGCGTGCTCCTGCTGGCCGCTCTGAGCGCGGACCTCTGCTTGCTGGCCCTCAGGCCCAGCTGgggggcgggcgcggggcgggcgcgCAGGGTGTGGGTAGCCTGTGGGGTCGCCTGGGCCGCGGCCTTGCTGCTCACCGTGCCGTCGGCCGCCTACCGCCGGCTGCACCAGGAGCATTTCCCTCGTCGGCTGGAGTGTGTGGTGGACTATGGCGACTCCAAGGTGGCAGAGAACATGGTGACCGCCACCCGCTTTATTTTTGGCTTCCTGGGGCCGCTGGTGGTGGTGGCCGGCTGCCACGGCGCCCTTCTGTGCCATGCGGCTCGGCACCGCTGGCCACTGGGCATGGCTGTCGTGGTGGGTTTCTTTGTCTGCTGGGCCCCCTACCACCTGCTGGGGCTGGTAATCACCGCGGCAGCGCCGCACTCCACGCTCCTGGCCCAGGCCCTGCGGGCTGAACCTCTGGTCAACGGCCTCGCTTTGGCTCACAGCTGCCTCAATCCAGTGCTCTTCTTGTATTTCGGGAGGACTCACCTGCGCAGGTCACTGCCAGCCGCCTGTCGCCGGGCCCTGAATGAGTCCCAGAGCAAGGATGACAATGCGGTCAGCAAGAAATCCACCAGCCATGATCTAGTCTCAGAGGCGGGGGTGTAG
- the C5AR2 gene encoding C5a anaphylatoxin chemotactic receptor 2 isoform X1, whose protein sequence is MPEISRILTCKSWTGWGLRAGREGSRTSRHRPPPHGKCLRWTGRCVRLSTPMHLLHARDASKVSGAWMENTSLSYEYGDYDRVPEFPVDCVDGTCVSADPLRTAPFLLYAAVFLVGVPGNATVAWVTWKEARQRVGATWFLHLAVADLLCCASLPILAVPIARGGHWPYGAAGCRALASVILLSMYASVLLLAALSADLCLLALRPSWGAGAGRARRVWVACGVAWAAALLLTVPSAAYRRLHQEHFPRRLECVVDYGDSKVAENMVTATRFIFGFLGPLVVVAGCHGALLCHAARHRWPLGMAVVVGFFVCWAPYHLLGLVITAAAPHSTLLAQALRAEPLVNGLALAHSCLNPVLFLYFGRTHLRRSLPAACRRALNESQSKDDNAVSKKSTSHDLVSEAGV, encoded by the exons ATGCCGGAGATTTCCCGGATTTTGACCTGTAAAAGCTGGACAGGGTGGGGTCTGAGGGCGGGGAGAGAAGGCTCGCGTACCAGCAGGCACCGGCCCCCCCCCCACGGCAAATGCTTGCGGTGGACGGGGCGCTGTGTTCGGCTCTCCACTCCGATGCACTTACTGCATGCTCGTGACGCCTCTAAG GTGTCTGGGGCCTGGATGGAGAACACTTCCCTCAGCTACGAGTATGGGGATTACGACCGGGTTCCCGAGTTCCCCGTGGACTGCGTGGACGGCACCTGCGTCTCCGCCGACCCGCTGCGCACCGCCCCGTTCCTGCTCTACGCCGCTGTCTTCCTGGTGGGCGTGCCTGGCAACGCCACGGTGGCCTGGGTGACCTGGAAAGAGGCCCGCCAGAGGGTCGGCGCCACCTGGTTCCTCCACTTGGCCGTGGCTGATCTGCTCTGCTGCGCGTCTCTCCCCATCCTGGCCGTGCCCATCGCGCGCGGGGGCCACTGGCCGTACGGGGCGGCGGGCTGTCGGGCCCTGGCGTCGGTCATTCTGCTGTCCATGTACGCCAGCGTGCTCCTGCTGGCCGCTCTGAGCGCGGACCTCTGCTTGCTGGCCCTCAGGCCCAGCTGgggggcgggcgcggggcgggcgcgCAGGGTGTGGGTAGCCTGTGGGGTCGCCTGGGCCGCGGCCTTGCTGCTCACCGTGCCGTCGGCCGCCTACCGCCGGCTGCACCAGGAGCATTTCCCTCGTCGGCTGGAGTGTGTGGTGGACTATGGCGACTCCAAGGTGGCAGAGAACATGGTGACCGCCACCCGCTTTATTTTTGGCTTCCTGGGGCCGCTGGTGGTGGTGGCCGGCTGCCACGGCGCCCTTCTGTGCCATGCGGCTCGGCACCGCTGGCCACTGGGCATGGCTGTCGTGGTGGGTTTCTTTGTCTGCTGGGCCCCCTACCACCTGCTGGGGCTGGTAATCACCGCGGCAGCGCCGCACTCCACGCTCCTGGCCCAGGCCCTGCGGGCTGAACCTCTGGTCAACGGCCTCGCTTTGGCTCACAGCTGCCTCAATCCAGTGCTCTTCTTGTATTTCGGGAGGACTCACCTGCGCAGGTCACTGCCAGCCGCCTGTCGCCGGGCCCTGAATGAGTCCCAGAGCAAGGATGACAATGCGGTCAGCAAGAAATCCACCAGCCATGATCTAGTCTCAGAGGCGGGGGTGTAG
- the C5AR2 gene encoding C5a anaphylatoxin chemotactic receptor 2 isoform X3 — translation MENTSLSYEYGDYDRVPEFPVDCVDGTCVSADPLRTAPFLLYAAVFLVGVPGNATVAWVTWKEARQRVGATWFLHLAVADLLCCASLPILAVPIARGGHWPYGAAGCRALASVILLSMYASVLLLAALSADLCLLALRPSWGAGAGRARRVWVACGVAWAAALLLTVPSAAYRRLHQEHFPRRLECVVDYGDSKVAENMVTATRFIFGFLGPLVVVAGCHGALLCHAARHRWPLGMAVVVGFFVCWAPYHLLGLVITAAAPHSTLLAQALRAEPLVNGLALAHSCLNPVLFLYFGRTHLRRSLPAACRRALNESQSKDDNAVSKKSTSHDLVSEAGV, via the coding sequence ATGGAGAACACTTCCCTCAGCTACGAGTATGGGGATTACGACCGGGTTCCCGAGTTCCCCGTGGACTGCGTGGACGGCACCTGCGTCTCCGCCGACCCGCTGCGCACCGCCCCGTTCCTGCTCTACGCCGCTGTCTTCCTGGTGGGCGTGCCTGGCAACGCCACGGTGGCCTGGGTGACCTGGAAAGAGGCCCGCCAGAGGGTCGGCGCCACCTGGTTCCTCCACTTGGCCGTGGCTGATCTGCTCTGCTGCGCGTCTCTCCCCATCCTGGCCGTGCCCATCGCGCGCGGGGGCCACTGGCCGTACGGGGCGGCGGGCTGTCGGGCCCTGGCGTCGGTCATTCTGCTGTCCATGTACGCCAGCGTGCTCCTGCTGGCCGCTCTGAGCGCGGACCTCTGCTTGCTGGCCCTCAGGCCCAGCTGgggggcgggcgcggggcgggcgcgCAGGGTGTGGGTAGCCTGTGGGGTCGCCTGGGCCGCGGCCTTGCTGCTCACCGTGCCGTCGGCCGCCTACCGCCGGCTGCACCAGGAGCATTTCCCTCGTCGGCTGGAGTGTGTGGTGGACTATGGCGACTCCAAGGTGGCAGAGAACATGGTGACCGCCACCCGCTTTATTTTTGGCTTCCTGGGGCCGCTGGTGGTGGTGGCCGGCTGCCACGGCGCCCTTCTGTGCCATGCGGCTCGGCACCGCTGGCCACTGGGCATGGCTGTCGTGGTGGGTTTCTTTGTCTGCTGGGCCCCCTACCACCTGCTGGGGCTGGTAATCACCGCGGCAGCGCCGCACTCCACGCTCCTGGCCCAGGCCCTGCGGGCTGAACCTCTGGTCAACGGCCTCGCTTTGGCTCACAGCTGCCTCAATCCAGTGCTCTTCTTGTATTTCGGGAGGACTCACCTGCGCAGGTCACTGCCAGCCGCCTGTCGCCGGGCCCTGAATGAGTCCCAGAGCAAGGATGACAATGCGGTCAGCAAGAAATCCACCAGCCATGATCTAGTCTCAGAGGCGGGGGTGTAG